From a single Eretmochelys imbricata isolate rEreImb1 chromosome 13, rEreImb1.hap1, whole genome shotgun sequence genomic region:
- the LOC144273511 gene encoding olfactory receptor 10D3-like, with translation MGLVNHTVVTHFILLGIPNADGLQTILFITFLAFYLCTLLGNLTIFSAILADPRLHTPMYFFLCNLSLLDIGISSIIIPKYLTILWGESRVISLGGCVSQVFFGHLLGSTECLLYTAMAYDRYVATCHPLRHLLIMNRRVCALLAAGTWLTSSFHATILTSLTFTLPYCGSNVVDSFFCDIFPVVKLACADTYIIETVTLTDIGLVPMTCFLLILASYIRIIYSVLNMNWAEGWRKAASTCASHLVVVTLFFSPCALIYTQPQRSKVLMTAVQIFDNVVTPMLNPAIYTLRNKAVKAALKKLRGGLMPDR, from the coding sequence ATGGGGCTGGTCAACCACACTGTGGTGACTCATTTCATCCTCTTAGGGATCCCCAATGCCGATGGCCTCCAGACCATCCTCTTCATCACATTCTTAGCCTTCTACCTCTGCACTCTACTGGGCAACCTGACCATCTTCTCAGCCATCCTCGCTGACCCCCGCTTGCACacccccatgtatttcttcctctgcaatcTCTCCTTGCTAGACATTGGAATCTCTTCCATCATCATCCCTAAGTATCTGACCATCCTCTGGGGTGAGAGCAGAGTCATCTCGCTGGGCGGGTGCGTGTCCCAGGTCTTCTTTGGGCACCTCCTGGGCAGCACCGAGTGCCTGCTCTACACGGCCATGGCCTACGACCGGTACGTGGCCACCTGCCACCCGCTGCGCCACCTGCTCATCATGAACCGGAGGGTGTGCGCCCTCCTGGCCGCCGGCACCTGGCTCACCAGCTCCTTCCACGCCACCATCCTCACCAGCCTGACCTTCACGCTGCCCTACTGTGGCTCCAATGTGGTGGACTCTTTCTTCTGTGACATCTTCCCGGTGGTCAAGCTGGCCTGTGCAGACACGTACATCATCGAGACCGTGACCTTGACAGACATTGGTCTGGTGCCCATGACTTGCTTCCTCCTCATCCTCGCATCCTACATCAGGATCATCTACTCCGTCTTGAATATGAACTGGGCCGAAGGGTGGCGCAAAGCGGCCTCCACTTGCGCCTCCCATCTGGTAGTGGTGACGCTGTTCtttagtccctgtgccctgaTCTACACTCAGCCCCAGCGGAGCAAAGTGCTGATGACTGCTGTGCAGATCTTCGACAACGTGGTCACGCCCATGCTGAACCCAGCCATCTACACGCTGAGGAACAAGGCGGTGAAAGCAGCTCTGAAAAAACTGAGAGGGGGTCTAATGCCTGACCGTTGa